CTGCTTTTCTATTTAGGGTAgagttttacaaagtacttcttAGAAAAAGAGAATCTTTCCAGGGAAGGCAAATAAACAGTGACAactgtgatatataaatatttcttttctttacatttcCCCTTTTGCCCATTCCTCACCACATTCATAGCAACGATTCTTCAAATTCAGCCGGGATGTCTATCTTCCAAAACCATCCTGGGGAAATCACACCCCCATCTTCAGGGATGCTGGCATGCAGTTGAATGGCTATCGCTACTATGACCCCAAGACCTGCGGCTTTGACTTCAAGGGAGCCTTGGAAGACATTTCAGTAAGTATGACTGTCAGGGAAAAGTGATGGACAGTGGGTGTAGGCTTCCTAGAACACACTGACCCATCACATTCAATTCAACCAGTTTTTATATATTAAATTCCTTCTAAGTGCAAGACCCTGAGAATACAAGGATACAGATTGGTAtaagcccctgccttcaaggagctggtGTTCTGCACATTTTAGGGGGCTTTTGTAGCTGATACAGTATGGCCTATTCACTGCAAAGCAACCTCAAGAGTTAAtgatgtgtttgtttttaatcttctttgtagAAAATCCCAGAGCAGAGTGTCATCCTTCTGCATGCCTGTGCTCACAACCCCACTGGAGTTGATCCTCGTCCTGAGCAGTGGAAAGAAATAGCATCCTTGGTAAAGGTGAGTTGAATCACAGCAGAAACTGGCTAAAATTGAACTTGCACTGTATAACAGGGATAATGGGACCTATTGAcacagttgttttgaggatcaaatgttaTCATGTCTATAaagtaatagctcacatttctagagattattaaaaaaaaaaaaccataggatTGGCTCTGGCTAACTAGGATGTTGAAGAAATTAAGTTGATTCCACatcattttataattgattctattctgtgATTGATCCTGTGTTGTATTAATGCCCCTGAATGGGGATCAAGAATCAAacaacataatatttgtaaaatgctttgcaagtgCTATGTAATTCCTCTGGAGTGGCTTAAAGGTATAATTTTTAAGACCTGGTAGCTACCATGCCCTATCTTTAAAGGCCTGCAAGCTGATCTGGTAAATTTCCACAAGGTATATTACCAATCCTTGCCTGACCTTATACAGTTAAGAAGGGTCTTATCTCCCTAACAAACCCTTTTAGGCACCAGGGAATCTGCTAAGTCAGATCCATAACAAGGTCTGCAAGATGGGGTGGGTCCCATAAAACAATTGGCATTCCATAATTGTCAAGGAGGGGTGGTTACTAACCCCACATGGGTGCTAGCctgatttctttaaaataatcgGTCATTTCTCCACTCTCACAATGCTGTCTGCCCTGTAACCAATCAAATTGTCTTCCCCACCTATCCGACTCCTCAAAATTTATATTAAGGCTGAGGAGCCCTACCTCAGCATCTTTTAGTTGCTAAGAGTGGCCATTGACTCAATTTATTGGTTACTGCTAACCTAACTAATATTGATTATGCTCAAACAGAGAGACTGTTAATGGtctctctgtttaccttaattttcTAATGTAACACTATTTAAAATGTACCCATTTCAAGTACCTAGTGATACCACTCAGTGAAATGCAGTCAGGTAAGATTTCTCTGGAATCTTCAAAGTGACTAATTAAAACTttattctcctgattcattcATAGCAAAGGAACCTCTTTGCCTTTTTTGACATGGCATACCAGGGCTTTGCCAGTGGAGATGGCAACAAGGATGCCTGGGCTGTTCGCCACTTCATTGATCAGGGCATTAACATCGCTCTCTGTCAGTCATATGCCAAGAACATGGGCCTGTATGGTAAGCAGAGACACTTGACTGATTGGTTTTCCTGTTGGGTTCCAAGAAGGATTGGAGGTGGCAGATATTCTACAAAGGGAGACTTGGAATTCATTCGATTTAGCCCTATTTTTCATATTACATTTTACCTAGAAGAAGTAACTTGGGATCTAGAGGAATTAACTAACAGTTATGTCAGACAAGTCATTGTTCctatgtcagcttcttcccaagATCTAATCTAGTAAAATGTCCTGCTACTCAGTAAACTGGTCTTAAGTGGAATAATTGGCAGTGACCTAGTAATCTTCATCACCAAGACCTACAGAAATGGACTAATcccttggggggaaggggggaggaccAGAAAGCATCATCCAGGCTTCTTTTGTGCCTGGGTCAGTCAACCCCCATGTTGGTCagaatgacttttttctttcaagGACAAGTTGTTTTGTGGTGCCCTGCTTACAGAAAACTGTAGAGTAAATTCAGTGTCCACTCTGGCGAAGTAAGTGTTAAAAGGTCTAGGGGATGTGTAACTTGCCTTGTCTTCCAGGTGAACGTGTGGGAGCCTTCACCATGGTTTGTAAAGATGCCGATGAAGCCAAAAGGGTAGAATCCCAGTTGAAAATCCTGATCCGTCCCATGTATTCCAACCCCCCTCTCAACGGTGCCCGAATTGCCGCCACGATCCTGAATACTCCTGAGCTGAGGAGCCAATGGTAAGTGTCCAGTGCTGTTTCCTGTCCTCTTACCTGCGACTCCAATTTCCcttcagagccatttcttattATTGGCTTCCGTTGCGGTTTAGAAATGGCCGGTTATCTTATGGGAGAGAGTCATCTGAGATCATAGTTTGAGAGCaggaggtcatctaatctgaccccttcattttagagacgaggaaactgaggcccagagaagccaagtgatttgaacccaggacctctgattaCAAATTCCTTTCCAATATATCATGCTACCTCACTTTGTTCCTACAGTCAAGCGACACCTTTTCCCATACCGGGACTTTAGAAGAGACAGAGTCTGTGAGGCAATCGTAACAACATTTCTATGTACTTTGAACATTAAAACGCAGAGGCCCCTAGGAAAGAGTTCCAGTTGATACAGTGAATGTAGCAAAGGACCTTTACTTTTCCCCTGGGTAACATCTAGGATTGGCTTTGAGTGATACTCTCTGAAAATGTATCAAGTACAGCACATAAGACTCTCAAAGGGCCTAGACTGTAAGAAGTAAATGGCTTGTGTAAGATATTATCTACTGTCTGTCTTtggttaagggaaaaaaaataaaatgaagagggcCCTCCATATCTCCATAACTAACTAGTGTCTGGAACTTTACAGACTTAGTGGAGGAGTTAACGGTTCACCAGCTTCAGTGACCAACCTGGCTACATCCTTGCACTAACTGCAGCAGTGAATGCAGCTGCCTTGGTCAAAATAGCAGAAAGATGTGAGGCAGTCTCCTCACATGGGAACTAGAGCGAAGAGGCCCTGGAGTTGAATGGAGTGATTATCTTTTCTAGGTTGCAAGAGGTCAAAGGCATGGCAGACCGCATCATTGGCATGCGTACCCAGCTGGTTTCCAACCTCAAAAAAGAGGGCTCCTCCCACAATTGGCAGCACATCACTGACCAGATTGGCATGTTTTGTTTCACAGGCCTGAAATCTGAGCAGGTGAGTGGGCTGCCAAAAGACTTCTTCCCAAATCATATGTGGGATTTTCATGAGAGTTGTTTAGATGTTCTTCAGTTAAAGGTGGGAGGTGCTCGTGAGAAAGAGACACCAGAGAGGACGGAGAAAGACCAAATCTTTTTGCTTAGAATAACAATGTTAACCCAGCGGTGATTGTTTGTAGGGAGGACACGGTTCTTTCTGATTTTTATATTAAATGCTAAATTTGGGATTTTCAACTTGTGTGAGTGTGTAAGGCGCCTCCATTTCACCTCCAGGGTCATTATATTTGGTCTTCTTTCCTTTGCCATTTTAAAGCAGCATAGTATGCTAGAAATTGCAGAGAGGGTGTGTATGATAGATATAAATTCACTTTAGATTTTAGTTGATTGGGAGGTCAGTCTTCCCTGAGCAGTAAGAAATGCCCAGTTTCTTCTCTTTTGCAGGTGGAACGGCTAATCAACGAGTTCTCCATCTATATGACAAAAGATGGCCGCATTTCCGTAGCGGGGGTCACCTCGGGCAATGTAGGATACCTTGCCCACGCCATTCATCAAGTCACCAAATAACTCTCCCTGATGAGATGGAGCAGAGACAACCTTTCCACCTTCAGACTCTGCCATTAGAGATTCAGAGAGATGATTGTGCTGGCGAAGATAGGGGTGGTGCGAGAAATCCTTTCAACCACAGTGCTTAATGCTCAACCACTGCAAGTATCTCAGAATAAGGCCTGTGAGCAGGCCAAAGACATCTGAAACTAGTGTTTGCAGCTTTGTGGCCCTAACCCAAactccccaatccatcctccacaacttttccaaaacattttatgtTTACAGTAACTCTACCAAAAATCCCACCCTGAAACCAGagttcctctccccctcctcttcccccagtctTAGATCTCCTGGCATTACAATGTTGTTCAAGAGCTTTAATCTAGGTAATAAATATCCCTTAGCCCACATAACAGAAATCTCTGTGGTGCTAAAAGCTTCCAAAGAATGCTTGCCCAGTTCTGACTCCCTCCTCTTATTGGCCTCCCATGACTGATGGAGGCACCTCGGAGCATAGATGCTGCTGTTGTGCAGCATCTTGGCTTCAAGAAATAACAGGAAAGAGAGGTGGCTCTCACCTGTTGGACAGCTAAGacttttttaactttcctttcttcccccatttTTATTGCTGTCctttccctttgacccagagatccaaATCTGCCCTAGTTTCCCTCTGCTTGAATTAACCTTTAAACCCTTCCTGTCAGGATCCATACACTTGGAGAATTAAGTGAAATGTAATTTAAGAAATGAGCATATTCTCTCCTCCCCTGTCTCAGCAACAGATGGAGGAGAATTCGGTAAAATGACTGCATCATCATAAAGTTTTTAATCGTCCCCCTTCTTGCCACCTCCCCACCAGACCTCTTCAGTGTGGTCGTGCAATAAATAGCCTGTTTATGACAAGTCTGTAAGGGGCGGTCAGTCCTGGGAGATGAGTATTTTGAGCTGTGGTTATAAGTTTCTCTGTTACTAGCCGAGTTCAGACTTCAATCTTGAAAAGATCGCCCTCCATTGTAATCATGTAGGCCTTTATGCAGCCTGGTTTCTCTGTTACAATAAAATTATTGTAGATTGGGTCACTGTCTCCGAGGCTAATTTTTAAGGGGAAGGTGGGGTGGGAAATGCCACAGCAGCCTACAACTAACACTGTATTTAGCTCACCTCAAAAAGCTAATGAATATGTGCTGATAATCTGGGCCAGAGTGGAAACCAAACTTGCACATCCATCTTTTTGTGCAGGTtgttctttgcaaagatattggttCTCTGTAGGCTAACCATCAGAATGGAGAGTGTTGCTGCTGCTAGGATCCTGGGGGAAAGTAAAGAAGGGGCTTGGGCTGTGGATGGACAATGGCATAATACTTAATAGCTTCCCTGCCCTGCTTCCACATTGTTCTTTGCAACTACTACTGCCTGGTGTGTGCACAGTATTTCGTATGGGGATGCTGTGTGTCCCCAACCGATTTGGCCCTTAACCAAGGGGAAGCAAGACTTCGGAGTGTCTGTTATTTCAGGGTTCTGATTTCTTCCCCTTGAACCCAACATTGATCCTGCATCCCTTAGGGCTCTTAACTCAAAGAGCAAAGTATAACCTTAAATCTCCACTCTACTGCCGTCTTCAGGCTGCTGAATGGTTACTCTGAGTTGTTAGAAAGCTTTCCTTTCATGGGGTTTGACTTGCCAGAAtgtttttggaaaataattattttcccttCAAGTTACATCTAAAGGAGCTAGCCTCCTTCCTTTGAATGGTCAGTCGGTGTTTTTAGAGCCCTTGGTGGGAGCAGCTGAAAACTGGCTTCTGACCACACTAACTTGGCAAGAAACTTGACCACCCCAAGAGCCTTATTTTTAAGTACATGTCTTCCTTGGGCTGgtgcctggtttttttttttttttctgaaaggaaTTACATGGTATTTTGATCTTGTTACACTTCTCAGGAGGATAGAATCTTTGCTTACAATGCTTCTTCTgtctccagttgtcctaatctATATCCGGCtgttggacccagatggctccagaagagaaagtgaggctggtgactttgcacaggcctcccCACttaattcacttgtatgtcatagCATCGccttcctgacgtcatggtcctctttaagagtagaggacaaacaacaaccagtATAATGGTTTCTCAAACTGTGAGAGTTAACCAACCTCTGATCCGGATCTGGGACACTTAACACCAATTCGGCTGAGTTTTCACTAGTTACTCTACTGGTTACTAGTTACCTACAAAACAGTGATCATACTCGCTTCTACTTCACAGGAGCACCTAATGTCACAGGAGCGTTTATGGCCTTACAGTCTTACCAGTATCTTGAATCCTGGGTGCTATAGGAATACTGACATCTGTAAAAATACTGTTTTGCACAAATCACTTCCCTGCTTCTTGTTACCTGTAGAATAAAGTTGGTCTGCTCAGCCCAACATCAGAGGTCATCCGAGAGCTGACCTTGACCTTTTGCCTTCTCCAGAGACCTTCTAGTGTCTTTGTTATCTTCCCAAAGCCCTGTGATATTCATATCTTGCTTTTGACCAAATTTTATTATCTGAAATGCAtaccccttccttctcccacttTTTCACATCCTACCcgtcaattagcaagcatttatcaagtgcctactatgtgccaagtaggGAGGGGGgcaagtaaacatttattaagctcctttgatgtaccaggcactgttaagCATTTGCAAATATTCTCGTTtcatcctcagaacaatcctgtaaggtaagaGTAAAAATACCcctttttagagatgatgaaactgatgagagattaaatgacttgcccattggaatcacacagctaagtgtctgagggcagatctgaactcaggtcttcctgactccaggcccagccctttaTCCACCGAGCCACCAGCTACCAGAATTTACaacaaaaagaagggaagattaCATATGTAATCTTAGGGGAAAAAGCTTCACTTAGAAGCATGACACATGAACTTAGCCTGGAAAGAAATTAGAGATTCTAAAAAATGGGCATGAGGAGGCGGGCTACGCTCCAGCCAAGGGGAACAGCCGGGCAGAGGCACAGAGTGTCCTAAACACAGGAagagccagtttggctggattgtagtgATCTTTAAAGGGTAGTAAAAGGAGCAGaaagaggccaggttgtgaagggcttttcaTGGACAACAGCAgtgtgtatttgatcctagaaggaaCAGAATCTGACTGACTGCCAGGGGCTACAAGAATCCCTGAAAGAAGGGAAGCaaggaaatacaaaatgttcACGAAATGACACCTGGAAAGGTCAGAATAGCAAAGAGATCCAATGGTTTAGAATAGAATAATATATTTAGAGTCAGTAAACCTTATCCCCCCAAAAACtgtaaatgttaaatattataaaaacaggTAAACCTTATCAACGAATTGCACTCCCTGAAAATCAGAAAggaccaaagaaaaagaagaaatattaaaacaagggTCTGGAGGTAAAAGGAGAGGAAGTGTGGGATAGTTCATGAAGAGCTGAGATCAATcaggaacacttgggttcaatTCTAATCTCTGACCTgtcctggctgtgtaaccctgggcaagaaaAGGTCTATCTCATTTGTAGAGGTTCCCCACCAGGAGCTATTCCCAACACCTGTGATATTAAAGATCTAcagtattggttttttttttggggggggggaggagggaaggcagggcagttggggttaagtgacttgcccaagatcacacagctagtacgtgtcaagtgtctgaggccagatttgaactcaggtcctcctgactccagggctggcgttctactcactgcaccacctagccaccccctgAACtacagtggtttaaaaaaaatagaagtggaAGTAACAAAGGTAGAcagttgttttttccccctgcaAGTTTCACTGAGACAGGAGAGAAATAGGATAACAGCTTTTTGAGGCAATGGATGGAGGAGAGCTGGGCATATTTGTAGACAGAATGGAAGGACCCAGtaatttaatcaataaatattaagtccCTATGTGCTGGTTACCATATtcagcactggggacacaaaggaagGTTTAAAGACAGTCCTCATTCTCAGAAGTTGGAAAAAGCATTCAAAAGAAAaggtataaaatgaagggaagtttgtcaGTTATGGAATGGACAGTGCAGGTGAGAGAGTAAGCATCTCACTGgcttctactatgtgcccagtGCTTTTACAAATAGATATCATTGGATCCAAGGCCTGATTTGATCCCAGTTCTTGGCCTCTTCTCCAGCCATGAGGAGAGGAACCATGGAGGTTCATCTCAGTAAAGTGAAATTAGCTACTACTACAGTAGCCCTAAAGTTGAAATTAGGAGCTGAGTTTTATCCAGAGCTCCCCAACCAATGTGCCATTTCCACAATACCATTTTCCTCATAAAACAGATACTAGAAAAGCATTGAAGTGGCACTAACATCTTGACTTCAAGTCTGCTGGGTTGAAAGTGGCTAAATTCAACCCAACATTTGTTGTCATTAATATCTTCAGGTATGTGAATGACCAAATAGTAACAGAGCTGACAGAACTTGGAAAGAACCTGGGGGAAAATTCAGGCTATGAAACCGAGCATTCCAATTGATTCACTCCTACCATGTTCGGGGCTCACCTCTCCTACCTACCATGTCTTCAGAGGATCCACGCACACTTTGGGTTAGCAGGGGCCCTAACTTGGGCACTGTTAGGTGGTAGTGACCAAATGAAAGTCACATATCAAAGGCATCCCATGTTCAGAGCTGAGATATTTGGAAGGAACTCAATGCTACCAGCTGAGAGGCTTTACTTTAAAATAAGTTGGTTTTATTCGGGCTGGTGCCACAGGTTAGGGAACCTGGGTTAGAAATAACAGTGATGGGAAGTCTTTACTCAAAGGCCAATTTCCCTTTCAAATCGATTCCTGCTGGCCTTCTACAAGTGCTGCGGGTGATCAGGCAGGGGACAGATGCTGGCTGCTAATCACGAAGCCTCTGAATCTTACTGCTTCCTAAAGGCCTAGCAGTTGAAGAGAAATCACTTCTAAGGGGCATATTGATGTAAGTCCCTGTGACCTTTGCCAGGCAGAGATCAGAATAGGGATGGGGAAGGCTAGGTAGAGATGGGAATTTTTTGCAAGAAAACAGACAATGCTACAAAGGCACCGTAGGATATTTCTGatgctgttattttattttttcaaaatgggATTTGTAGAGTCAGTGAGCAAGGGTCAACTGTGAATACAATGGACCTAATGTTCATGCCCCTTTTAACTGCTGGGAGGTCTCTAATCTGTGTTAGGTTACCAACAGGTCCCTGTAGGATCCTCCCCACCTGTGCCGCCATAGATGACTAGTTACTATGCTGAGGACAATGATAAAATGTCCAATCTTTGAGCAAACAGAGACAAAAAGTTCCTTTTGTGAGCAAAACTAAATGGTTGCTATCAtgttgtatgtgtatttatgtatgtgtgtgtatctcgaATCATGTGACATCACATAACTTTCCATTGCTATGAATGCATATCTGTATGATTTTGGTCAACTCTTCAGTAAACTACCCCAGCCCTTAAGAAGAACTGTCTTGTTGAAACAATGAAAATTCTGTATTTTCATATTCTTTATAAAGTGGAGCCATCTCACCTGCCACCATTTAatgacttaaaatgcagaatgagacatgcagTTTTGGTCATGGCCAGTGGGGAAATTTGTTCTACAAGACTATATCATtaggaaagttttctttttcttttttttattgttcaatgGGAGGGGACAATGGTAAGGAGAGATAATAAACgcttctaaaaataaataaataatttgtaaaaggaaatgaaaaatagagTGGGGCAGTTTCTTCTACTGCTAGGCATACAGCCCAAGAAAGTCAAcgacaaaaaaaaagtcccatgtGCACCAAGATATTTATTGCAtcactttttgtagcagcaaagaattgaaataatccactaaggaatggctcaacaaatcgTGGTACACGGATGTGATcatggaagctaggtggcacagtggataatgccctggaccaggaatcagaaagatctgagttcaaatttgacctcagacatttgttagctgtgttgatcctaggcaagttgcttaacttctgtttgcctcactctCCTTacccgtaaaatggggataataatacttcccagggttgttgtgtagcTGTAACGAaaaatttgtgaagcacttagcacaaggcctggcacatagtaggcgctataaaaatgttagctatgagtattattataagggatggctgCGTGGGCAGGAAGGAAAACGATGTGAATTaagaagtgatgtaaaaacaaaacttatccataaaaatgtcattttttaaaaagtagggcAATCTCTAAAAAGACAAACTGGGCAGTTTCTGGGTAGACAAGCTCCTTCAGCTTCCTTCTGTAATTATCCAATCCTGGTTTGACTTGGAGTCAAccaatgagtgagtgagtgagtgagtgtgtgtgtgtgtgtgtgtgtgtgtgtgtgtgtgtgtgagagagagagagagagagagagagagagagagagagagagagagagagagagagagagagagagtatgtgtgtgttttataaaCCTGCTGGAACTTCGTGCAAACAATAATATCCTGATAACAAGAAGAATCTCAGGGGAGGTTCTGGCTTCTCTAGGAGGTTCATGAAGCTTGTGTGGAAGCATGGACTAGAATTCAGACCTCTTAAATTCTAGGCCCCCCCCAAGGCCATGCTGTCGTGGACCCACAGTAAAAGTTGACAGAACCAAATGATCCCTAGACCCTGTTGCTCTTGAGGAGGATCATAATAACTTAACCCCAGGGCCCTACTAAATAAAGTTGGGGGTTTGTGAGACCCAGTAATATGAAGaaatttttctctactttcacAAAAAAATTACTCTGGAGTTACTCAGGAGGACTATTGTTTGATCTAGGGAACTATTCTGGTCTCTTTGTGAAGTAGCAGCGACGCCTAGTGACGGAGGAAGGTGAGGCCAACTGCAAATAGGCAGCCTCGTTTCTTGGTCTGGGTCTTAGAATTTCAAAGGTTTTTGAGACCTAAGTATTCATTATCCAagacccccagagctggcagaaACTTTAGAGATCCTCCAGGCCCATCCccctttacagattaggaaaaagaGATCAAGAAACTCACTTTAGGTCATCCAGCAAATTTGCAACAGAGAAATCAGGTTTTCTAATTCttgctttctatccactactttTA
This region of Trichosurus vulpecula isolate mTriVul1 chromosome 3, mTriVul1.pri, whole genome shotgun sequence genomic DNA includes:
- the GOT2 gene encoding aspartate aminotransferase, mitochondrial, which encodes MALLHSCRLLSGATSFHPGLGAAAVARASSWWTQVEMGPPDPILGVTEAFKRDTNSKKMNLGVGAYRDDNGKPYVLPSVRKAEAHIAGKSMDKEYLPISGLAEFCKASAELALGENNEVLKSNRYVTVQTISGTGALRVGANFLQRFFKFSRDVYLPKPSWGNHTPIFRDAGMQLNGYRYYDPKTCGFDFKGALEDISKIPEQSVILLHACAHNPTGVDPRPEQWKEIASLVKQRNLFAFFDMAYQGFASGDGNKDAWAVRHFIDQGINIALCQSYAKNMGLYGERVGAFTMVCKDADEAKRVESQLKILIRPMYSNPPLNGARIAATILNTPELRSQWLQEVKGMADRIIGMRTQLVSNLKKEGSSHNWQHITDQIGMFCFTGLKSEQVERLINEFSIYMTKDGRISVAGVTSGNVGYLAHAIHQVTK